A single Oncorhynchus kisutch isolate 150728-3 linkage group LG19, Okis_V2, whole genome shotgun sequence DNA region contains:
- the LOC109864878 gene encoding cullin-4B isoform X2: MISRLAIAIRICIHFFMFPIGLPSPNPPPPTQEARPAASDVNNDSSITSSKKRKINSSEREDIDSISSSPKTTNYSPSSCTSTSQHIQKKLRFEDSVDFIGLDVKMAEESSASCSSNKMKTVFLAGGVGHHANGLTKTAGSTTFSNSKPGAAKKLVIKNFKEKPKLPENYTHETWQKLKEAVEAIQNSISIKYNLEELYQAVENLCSHKISAKLYKQLQVVCEDHIKAQIDQFREDALDSTLFLKKIDKCWQDHCRQMIMIRSIFLFLDRTYVLQNSMLPSVWDMGLELFRFYIISDMKVQSKTIDGILLLIERERSGETVDRSLLRSLLSMLSDLQIYQDSFEQRFLEETNRLYAAEGQRLMQEREVPDYLHHVNKRLEEEADRVITYLDQSTQKPLIATVEKQLLGEHLTATLQKGLNHLLDENRIQDLCLLYQLFSRVRGGVLVLLQHWIEYIKAFGSTMVINPEKDKTMVQELLDFKDKVDHIIHVCFMKNEKFVNAMKEAFETFINKRTNKPAELIAKHVDWKLRAGNKEATDEELEKMLDKIMIIFRFIYGKDVFEAFYKKDLAKRLLVGKSASVDAEKSMLSKLKHECGAAFTSKLEGMFKDMELSKDIMVQFKQCQNLPGNIELTVNILTMGYWPTYVPMEVHLLPEMVRLQEIFKTFYLGKHSGRKLQWQSTLGHCVLKAEFKEGKKELQVSLFQTLVLLMFNEGEEFTLEEIKLATGIEDGELRRTLQSLACGKARVIHKVPKSKDVEDGDKFSCNDDFKHKLFRIKINQIQMKETVEEQASTTERVYQDRQYQIDAAIVRIMKMRKTLSHNLLVSEVYNQLKFPVKPADLKKRIESLIDRDYMERDKENPNQYNYVA, from the exons ATGATTAGTAGACTGGCTATAGCTATTAGAATTTGTATTCATTTTTTCATGTTTCCAATAGGTTTACCTTCCCCTAATCCCCCACCGCCAACCCAAGAGGCTAGACCAGCAGCTTCAGATGTAAATAACGACAGCAGTATCACGTCTTCGAAGAAGAGGAAAATAAACAGTTCTGAGAGGGAAGACATTGattcaatctcttcatctcctaaAACCACAAATTATTCACCTTCCTCCTGCACCTCCACTTCGCAACACATTCAGAAGAAGTTGAGGTTCGAAGATTCAGTAGATTTCATTGGACTGGATGTGAAAATGGCCGAGGAGTCGTCTGCATCGTGTTCTTCTAACAAgatgaaaacagtttttttggcTGGGGGTGTTGGGCACCATGCAAACGGGCTGACGAAAACGGCAGGCTCCACTACCTTCTCCAACAGCAAACCTGGCGCTGCAAAGAAACTAgtcatcaagaacttcaaag AAAAGCCCAAATTGCCAGAGAACTACACACACGAGACCTGGCAAAAGCTAAAGGAGGCGGTCGAGGCCATTCAGAACAGCATTTCAATCAAGTACAATCTTGAGGAGCTCTACCAG GCTGTGGAGAACCTCTGCTCCCATAAGATATCAGCCAAGCTCTACAAACAACTGCAGGTTGTGTGTGAAGACCACATCAAGGCACAAATCGATCAATTCAGAGA GGATGCACTGGACAGTACACTCTTCCTGAAGAAAATAGACAAGTGTTGGCAAGATCACTGCAGACAAATG ATCATGATTAGAAGTATATTTTTGTTCTTGGACCGCACCTATGTTTTACAAAATTCAATGCTCCCGTCAGTCTG GGACATGGGCCTGGAGTTGTTTAGGTTTTACATTATCAGCGACATGAAGGTCCAGAGCAAGACCATCGACGGAATCCTGCTGCTCATCGAGAGGGAGCGCAGCGGCGAGACCGTCGACCGTAGCCTGCTGCGGAGCCTATTGAGCATGCTTTCTGACCTGCAG ATTTATCAGGACTCCTTTGAGCAGCGCTTTTTGGAGGAGACTAATCGTCTGTATGCCGCTGAGGGACAGAGGCTGatgcaggagagagag GTCCCAGATTATCTCCATCACGTCAACAAACGCTTAGAGGAGGAAGCAGACAGAGTCATCACGTATCTAGACCAGAGCACACA AAAACCTCTCATTGCCACTGTGGAAAAGCAACTACTGGGTGAACATCTCACTGCAACACTGCAGAAAG GCTTGAATCACCTGCTAGATGAGAACAGAATCCAGGACTTGTGTCTTCTCTATCAGCTCTTCAGTCGGGTGAGAGGGGGCGTGCTAGTCCTCCTACAACACTGGATCGAGTACATCAAG GCCTTTGGAAGTACGATGGTCATTAACCCTGAGAAGGACAAGACCATGGTACAGGAGCTGCTGGACTTCAAGGACAAGGTGGACCACATCATCCACGTCTGTTTCATGAAGAATGAGAAGTTTGTCAATGCCATGAAGGAAGCCTTCGAGACCTTCATCAACAAGAGGACAAACAAACCTGCTGAGCTCATTG CAAAACACGTGGATTGGAAACTGAGGGCGGGGAACAAGGAGGCCACGGACGAGGAGCTGGAGAAGATGTTGGACAAGATCATGATCATCTTCCGATTCATTTATG GAAAAGACGTTTTTGAGGCCTTCTACAAGAAAGATCTGGCCAAGAGGTTGCTGGTGGGAAAGAGTGCCTCCGTGGATGCCGAGAAGTCCATGCTGTCGAAACTGAAACATG AATGTGGAGCGGCATTCACCAGCAAGCTGGAAGGCATGTTCAAGGACATGGAGCTTTCCAAGGACATCATGGTGCAGTTCAAACAG TGTCAAAACCTCCCTGGTAACATTGAGCTGACAGTGAACATCCTCACCATGGGATACTGGCCCACCTACGTCCCAATGGAGGTTCATCTGCTCCCAGAG ATGGTGCGGCTGCAGGAGATTTTCAAGACGTTTTACCTCGGCAAGCACAGTGGCAGAAAGCTACAGTGGCAGTCGACATTAGGCCATTGTGTTTTAAAAGCTGAATTTAAAGAG GGCAAAAAGGAGCTTCAGGTATCCCTGTTTCAGACACTAGTGCTGCTCATGTTCAATGaaggagaggaattcaccttagAGGAGATCAAGCTAGCTACAGGAATAG AGGATGGCGAGCTGCGGCGGACCCTGCAGTCGTTGGCGTGTGGCAAGGCGCGCGTCATCCATAAAGTCCCCAAAAGCAAAGACGTGGAGGACGGAGACAAGTTCTCGTGTAACGATGACTTCAAACACAAACTCTTCAGGATCAAGATCAACCAGATCCAGATGAAAGAAACG GTGGAGGAGCAAGCCAGCACCACGGAACGAGTCTACCAGGACCGGCAGTATCAGATCGATGCCGCCATCGTCAGGATCATGAAGATGAGGAAGACTCTGAGCCATAACCTCTTGGTGTCGGAAGTGTACAACCAACTCAAGTTCCCTGTCAAG CCTGCTGACCTAAAGAAGAGAATAGAGTCTCTCATTGACAGAGATTACATGGAGCGCGACAAGGAGAACCCCAACCAATACAACTATGTGGCTTAA
- the LOC109864878 gene encoding cullin-4B isoform X1: MESLVEGLPSPNPPPPTQEARPAASDVNNDSSITSSKKRKINSSEREDIDSISSSPKTTNYSPSSCTSTSQHIQKKLRFEDSVDFIGLDVKMAEESSASCSSNKMKTVFLAGGVGHHANGLTKTAGSTTFSNSKPGAAKKLVIKNFKEKPKLPENYTHETWQKLKEAVEAIQNSISIKYNLEELYQAVENLCSHKISAKLYKQLQVVCEDHIKAQIDQFREDALDSTLFLKKIDKCWQDHCRQMIMIRSIFLFLDRTYVLQNSMLPSVWDMGLELFRFYIISDMKVQSKTIDGILLLIERERSGETVDRSLLRSLLSMLSDLQIYQDSFEQRFLEETNRLYAAEGQRLMQEREVPDYLHHVNKRLEEEADRVITYLDQSTQKPLIATVEKQLLGEHLTATLQKGLNHLLDENRIQDLCLLYQLFSRVRGGVLVLLQHWIEYIKAFGSTMVINPEKDKTMVQELLDFKDKVDHIIHVCFMKNEKFVNAMKEAFETFINKRTNKPAELIAKHVDWKLRAGNKEATDEELEKMLDKIMIIFRFIYGKDVFEAFYKKDLAKRLLVGKSASVDAEKSMLSKLKHECGAAFTSKLEGMFKDMELSKDIMVQFKQCQNLPGNIELTVNILTMGYWPTYVPMEVHLLPEMVRLQEIFKTFYLGKHSGRKLQWQSTLGHCVLKAEFKEGKKELQVSLFQTLVLLMFNEGEEFTLEEIKLATGIEDGELRRTLQSLACGKARVIHKVPKSKDVEDGDKFSCNDDFKHKLFRIKINQIQMKETVEEQASTTERVYQDRQYQIDAAIVRIMKMRKTLSHNLLVSEVYNQLKFPVKPADLKKRIESLIDRDYMERDKENPNQYNYVA; the protein is encoded by the exons ATGGAATCGCTTGTAGAAG GTTTACCTTCCCCTAATCCCCCACCGCCAACCCAAGAGGCTAGACCAGCAGCTTCAGATGTAAATAACGACAGCAGTATCACGTCTTCGAAGAAGAGGAAAATAAACAGTTCTGAGAGGGAAGACATTGattcaatctcttcatctcctaaAACCACAAATTATTCACCTTCCTCCTGCACCTCCACTTCGCAACACATTCAGAAGAAGTTGAGGTTCGAAGATTCAGTAGATTTCATTGGACTGGATGTGAAAATGGCCGAGGAGTCGTCTGCATCGTGTTCTTCTAACAAgatgaaaacagtttttttggcTGGGGGTGTTGGGCACCATGCAAACGGGCTGACGAAAACGGCAGGCTCCACTACCTTCTCCAACAGCAAACCTGGCGCTGCAAAGAAACTAgtcatcaagaacttcaaag AAAAGCCCAAATTGCCAGAGAACTACACACACGAGACCTGGCAAAAGCTAAAGGAGGCGGTCGAGGCCATTCAGAACAGCATTTCAATCAAGTACAATCTTGAGGAGCTCTACCAG GCTGTGGAGAACCTCTGCTCCCATAAGATATCAGCCAAGCTCTACAAACAACTGCAGGTTGTGTGTGAAGACCACATCAAGGCACAAATCGATCAATTCAGAGA GGATGCACTGGACAGTACACTCTTCCTGAAGAAAATAGACAAGTGTTGGCAAGATCACTGCAGACAAATG ATCATGATTAGAAGTATATTTTTGTTCTTGGACCGCACCTATGTTTTACAAAATTCAATGCTCCCGTCAGTCTG GGACATGGGCCTGGAGTTGTTTAGGTTTTACATTATCAGCGACATGAAGGTCCAGAGCAAGACCATCGACGGAATCCTGCTGCTCATCGAGAGGGAGCGCAGCGGCGAGACCGTCGACCGTAGCCTGCTGCGGAGCCTATTGAGCATGCTTTCTGACCTGCAG ATTTATCAGGACTCCTTTGAGCAGCGCTTTTTGGAGGAGACTAATCGTCTGTATGCCGCTGAGGGACAGAGGCTGatgcaggagagagag GTCCCAGATTATCTCCATCACGTCAACAAACGCTTAGAGGAGGAAGCAGACAGAGTCATCACGTATCTAGACCAGAGCACACA AAAACCTCTCATTGCCACTGTGGAAAAGCAACTACTGGGTGAACATCTCACTGCAACACTGCAGAAAG GCTTGAATCACCTGCTAGATGAGAACAGAATCCAGGACTTGTGTCTTCTCTATCAGCTCTTCAGTCGGGTGAGAGGGGGCGTGCTAGTCCTCCTACAACACTGGATCGAGTACATCAAG GCCTTTGGAAGTACGATGGTCATTAACCCTGAGAAGGACAAGACCATGGTACAGGAGCTGCTGGACTTCAAGGACAAGGTGGACCACATCATCCACGTCTGTTTCATGAAGAATGAGAAGTTTGTCAATGCCATGAAGGAAGCCTTCGAGACCTTCATCAACAAGAGGACAAACAAACCTGCTGAGCTCATTG CAAAACACGTGGATTGGAAACTGAGGGCGGGGAACAAGGAGGCCACGGACGAGGAGCTGGAGAAGATGTTGGACAAGATCATGATCATCTTCCGATTCATTTATG GAAAAGACGTTTTTGAGGCCTTCTACAAGAAAGATCTGGCCAAGAGGTTGCTGGTGGGAAAGAGTGCCTCCGTGGATGCCGAGAAGTCCATGCTGTCGAAACTGAAACATG AATGTGGAGCGGCATTCACCAGCAAGCTGGAAGGCATGTTCAAGGACATGGAGCTTTCCAAGGACATCATGGTGCAGTTCAAACAG TGTCAAAACCTCCCTGGTAACATTGAGCTGACAGTGAACATCCTCACCATGGGATACTGGCCCACCTACGTCCCAATGGAGGTTCATCTGCTCCCAGAG ATGGTGCGGCTGCAGGAGATTTTCAAGACGTTTTACCTCGGCAAGCACAGTGGCAGAAAGCTACAGTGGCAGTCGACATTAGGCCATTGTGTTTTAAAAGCTGAATTTAAAGAG GGCAAAAAGGAGCTTCAGGTATCCCTGTTTCAGACACTAGTGCTGCTCATGTTCAATGaaggagaggaattcaccttagAGGAGATCAAGCTAGCTACAGGAATAG AGGATGGCGAGCTGCGGCGGACCCTGCAGTCGTTGGCGTGTGGCAAGGCGCGCGTCATCCATAAAGTCCCCAAAAGCAAAGACGTGGAGGACGGAGACAAGTTCTCGTGTAACGATGACTTCAAACACAAACTCTTCAGGATCAAGATCAACCAGATCCAGATGAAAGAAACG GTGGAGGAGCAAGCCAGCACCACGGAACGAGTCTACCAGGACCGGCAGTATCAGATCGATGCCGCCATCGTCAGGATCATGAAGATGAGGAAGACTCTGAGCCATAACCTCTTGGTGTCGGAAGTGTACAACCAACTCAAGTTCCCTGTCAAG CCTGCTGACCTAAAGAAGAGAATAGAGTCTCTCATTGACAGAGATTACATGGAGCGCGACAAGGAGAACCCCAACCAATACAACTATGTGGCTTAA